A window of Variovorax sp. PBL-E5 contains these coding sequences:
- a CDS encoding Bug family tripartite tricarboxylate transporter substrate binding protein: protein MKIHRRDALCAAAVLLAGSRAWAQKLPADRPVHIVVPFAPGGTTDIIARQVSVKLSEVLSQSVVVDNRPGGAGTIAGALVAHAAPDGSTLLLGGLDLATGATLLGGHTSFDPPRDLSAIAPLTLGPVVLLVNPSKTRFDSLAELISAARAQPGTLTFGSAGNGNVTHLFGEIFKRSAKIDLRHVPYRGAAPAMTDLMGGQITMMFGGTASAREMVAAGQLKALAVTGAEPPAGLAGVPTFAQAGLPMPETELGAWTGLFGPAGMPEGVVTRLNQAVNTVLQMPELRRQLAQNGLVADPGSAAMLQARLASQTRTWAQVIRSAGITLE, encoded by the coding sequence ATGAAGATCCATCGCAGGGACGCCCTCTGTGCCGCCGCGGTCCTGCTCGCGGGGTCGCGGGCCTGGGCGCAGAAGCTGCCTGCCGACAGGCCGGTGCACATCGTCGTGCCCTTCGCGCCGGGCGGCACGACCGACATCATCGCGCGCCAGGTGTCGGTGAAGCTGTCCGAGGTGCTGAGCCAGTCGGTGGTGGTCGACAACCGGCCGGGCGGGGCCGGCACGATTGCCGGCGCGCTGGTGGCCCACGCGGCGCCCGACGGATCGACCTTGCTGCTCGGCGGCCTCGACCTCGCGACCGGCGCCACCCTTCTCGGCGGCCACACCAGCTTCGATCCGCCGCGCGATCTGAGCGCGATCGCCCCGCTCACGCTGGGCCCCGTGGTCCTGCTCGTCAATCCGTCGAAGACCCGCTTCGACAGCCTCGCGGAGCTGATCTCCGCGGCCCGGGCGCAGCCCGGCACCCTCACCTTTGGCTCGGCGGGCAACGGCAACGTCACCCACCTGTTCGGCGAGATCTTCAAGCGCAGCGCAAAGATCGACTTGCGCCATGTCCCCTACCGCGGGGCGGCGCCGGCCATGACCGACCTGATGGGCGGCCAGATCACGATGATGTTCGGCGGCACGGCCAGCGCACGCGAGATGGTGGCGGCAGGCCAGCTCAAGGCCCTGGCCGTCACCGGTGCCGAGCCCCCGGCGGGACTGGCCGGCGTGCCGACCTTCGCCCAGGCCGGTCTGCCCATGCCCGAAACCGAGCTGGGCGCATGGACCGGGCTGTTTGGCCCCGCCGGCATGCCCGAGGGCGTCGTGACGCGACTCAACCAGGCCGTGAACACGGTCCTGCAGATGCCCGAGCTGCGCAGGCAGCTGGCGCAGAACGGCTTGGTCGCGGACCCGGGCTCGGCCGCGATGCTGCAGGCGCGCCTCGCATCGCAGACGCGGACCTGGGCCCAGGTCATCCGTTCCGCCGGCATCACGCTCGAGTGA
- a CDS encoding alpha/beta fold hydrolase, with the protein MPIALVRGVRHYFRLEGPADLPWLVLVHPLGADQGIWDRVTPLLTKRLRILRYDLRGHGGTDTTAGDCGIEMLSRDLFAMADAVGARCFSVAGISIGAMVAMHAAATHGARLQALVVSHALARLPAPPDGWDARTAVVLRDGMAPVAARMVERQFAPAFRATRDPFIATVHAACALMDPRGYVSASAVLRDADLRPLLPSIAVPALVVAGQRDPMLPMEGVRAIADAVPGARFLALDCGHLSPVELPEDFAREVGDFIIAALA; encoded by the coding sequence ATGCCGATCGCGCTGGTGAGGGGTGTGCGGCACTACTTCCGGCTCGAAGGTCCGGCGGATCTTCCATGGCTCGTGCTGGTTCATCCGCTGGGCGCCGATCAGGGCATCTGGGATCGCGTCACCCCTTTGCTGACGAAGCGCTTGCGCATCCTGCGCTACGACCTGCGCGGCCATGGCGGCACCGACACGACGGCCGGCGACTGTGGCATCGAGATGCTGTCGCGCGACCTGTTCGCCATGGCCGATGCCGTCGGTGCGCGATGTTTCTCGGTGGCGGGCATTTCGATCGGCGCGATGGTGGCGATGCATGCCGCAGCCACGCATGGCGCGCGGCTGCAGGCCCTGGTGGTCTCGCATGCGCTGGCCAGGCTGCCGGCGCCGCCCGATGGCTGGGACGCCCGGACAGCCGTGGTGCTGCGCGACGGCATGGCGCCCGTTGCCGCGCGCATGGTGGAGCGCCAGTTCGCGCCGGCGTTTCGCGCGACACGCGACCCCTTCATCGCTACGGTGCACGCGGCCTGCGCCTTGATGGACCCGCGCGGCTACGTGTCGGCCTCGGCCGTGCTGCGTGATGCCGACCTGCGCCCGCTGTTGCCGTCCATCGCCGTGCCGGCCCTGGTGGTGGCCGGCCAGCGTGACCCGATGCTGCCGATGGAGGGCGTGCGCGCCATTGCCGATGCGGTTCCCGGGGCGCGCTTTCTTGCCCTGGATTGCGGGCATCTGTCGCCCGTCGAGCTGCCCGAGGATTTCGCGCGCGAAGTCGGCGACTTCATCATCGCCGCGCTGGCCTGA
- a CDS encoding feruloyl-CoA synthase has protein sequence MSDLPESLPSGDAPYRRIPLGPCHVDVTARDDGSLLVCSGEAAMPYPAKLTDKLSEGAAIHPHRLFLAVRKPDGDWQRMTYREAMDRVLRIAQSLLERGLSEERPIAILSGSSIEHALLALAAMHVGIPHCPVTPAYSLVSTDFAKLKHVLALLTPGLVFVDDGAAFDKAIVEVLPADVEVLTSTSPLVSRTSTPFEALQSRPASAQVSRASAAVMPDSTAKILFTSGSTGMPKGVINTQRMLSCNQAMFAQAFPVIFSQPPIIVSWLPWHHTSGANQMMGLTIFCGGSLYVDDGKPIPGEIGKTVANLREVAPTIYFSVPRGFAELIPYLRAQPELRQNFFSKLSLLYYSGAALGDSLVADLDELAVRTVGERIPMMCGYGATETAPLALATNWICSETGLAGLPVPGCELKLVPVAEKYEACLRGPHVTPGYWRQPELTRKLFDSDGFARMGDALSFVEPGNIARGLAFDGRLAEDFKLSTGTWVNVGTLRSKMILEAKGVFLDVVLAGENRDEIAALLLLDRAAAYALCDMNPQTTEWLELLAHPGLRAAVQTVLDTLARRSTGSSTRIARAIVLEEAPSAAAGELTDKGSINQRALLAHRSTLVDRLYAASPVPAVLVAQSTVK, from the coding sequence ATGTCTGACCTTCCCGAATCGCTCCCATCGGGCGATGCGCCCTACCGTCGGATCCCGCTGGGACCGTGCCACGTCGATGTGACCGCGCGCGACGACGGCAGCCTCCTCGTGTGCTCCGGCGAGGCCGCCATGCCCTACCCGGCCAAGTTGACGGACAAGCTGTCGGAAGGGGCGGCCATTCACCCGCATCGCCTGTTCCTTGCCGTCCGGAAGCCCGACGGCGATTGGCAGCGCATGACGTATCGGGAAGCCATGGACCGGGTCCTGCGCATCGCGCAGTCGCTGCTGGAGCGAGGCCTGTCCGAAGAGCGGCCGATCGCCATTCTGTCGGGCAGCAGCATCGAGCACGCGCTCCTTGCGCTGGCCGCGATGCATGTCGGCATTCCCCACTGCCCCGTGACACCGGCCTACTCGCTGGTCTCGACCGACTTCGCCAAGCTGAAGCACGTGCTCGCCCTGCTCACACCGGGCCTGGTGTTCGTGGACGATGGCGCGGCTTTCGACAAGGCCATTGTGGAGGTCCTTCCGGCCGACGTCGAAGTCCTGACCTCGACCTCGCCACTGGTCTCGCGCACAAGTACGCCGTTCGAAGCGCTGCAATCCAGGCCGGCGAGCGCGCAGGTCTCTCGCGCGAGTGCAGCGGTCATGCCGGACTCGACGGCGAAGATCCTGTTCACATCCGGTTCGACCGGCATGCCCAAGGGGGTCATCAATACCCAGCGAATGCTGAGTTGCAACCAAGCCATGTTCGCGCAGGCCTTTCCCGTCATCTTCAGCCAGCCGCCGATCATCGTGAGCTGGCTGCCCTGGCATCACACCTCGGGCGCCAACCAGATGATGGGGCTGACGATCTTCTGCGGCGGTTCGCTCTACGTCGACGACGGCAAGCCGATTCCGGGCGAGATCGGCAAGACCGTGGCCAACCTGCGCGAGGTCGCGCCGACGATCTACTTCAGCGTGCCGCGCGGATTTGCTGAACTGATCCCCTATCTTCGTGCGCAGCCCGAACTGCGGCAGAACTTCTTTTCGAAGCTTTCGCTGCTCTACTATTCCGGCGCGGCGCTCGGCGATTCGCTGGTCGCGGACCTCGATGAACTCGCCGTGCGGACGGTCGGCGAGCGCATTCCCATGATGTGCGGCTATGGTGCGACCGAAACGGCCCCGCTCGCCCTGGCAACCAATTGGATCTGCAGCGAAACCGGTCTGGCCGGACTGCCGGTTCCGGGTTGCGAACTGAAGCTCGTCCCGGTGGCAGAAAAATACGAGGCCTGCCTGCGCGGACCGCACGTGACGCCGGGCTACTGGCGCCAGCCGGAACTCACGCGCAAGCTCTTCGACAGCGACGGCTTCGCCCGGATGGGCGATGCGCTGTCGTTCGTCGAACCCGGGAACATCGCGCGCGGTCTGGCCTTCGACGGCCGCCTCGCGGAAGACTTCAAGCTGTCGACCGGCACCTGGGTCAACGTCGGCACGCTGCGATCAAAGATGATCCTCGAGGCGAAGGGCGTGTTCCTTGACGTCGTGCTGGCGGGCGAGAACCGCGACGAGATCGCGGCCCTGCTCCTGCTTGATCGCGCCGCCGCCTATGCACTGTGCGACATGAATCCGCAGACAACGGAATGGCTCGAACTGCTGGCCCATCCCGGCCTGCGGGCTGCCGTCCAAACCGTCCTCGACACGCTGGCGCGCCGGAGCACCGGCAGTTCGACGCGCATCGCACGCGCCATTGTTCTCGAGGAAGCGCCGAGCGCCGCGGCGGGCGAATTGACCGACAAGGGCTCCATCAACCAGCGCGCACTGCTGGCCCATCGTTCGACGCTGGTCGATCGGCTCTACGCCGCATCGCCCGTGCCGGCGGTCCTTGTCGCTCAGAGCACAGTGAAGTAG
- a CDS encoding MmgE/PrpD family protein, giving the protein MSISKQLAAHASGTHFDDLPAQAVAAVKRSLLDALGVTLAAGTLGQASRAFVETARSSGQGPSRVIGFGFGAAPSLAALANGAMSHALDYEDTHDAALVHPHGIALPAALAVAQAVGGITGAQFIAALAVGADISCRLGLAMADDDTRRGWTMRPLLGTYGAAAAVGKLLGLDEARMVQAFALAFNQATCSSGFLSSPNSHMREIRDAFGAQAAVIAAQLAARGVNAYDQPIEGAHGLYAMYAGGRYDAAQLTSGLGRVFEGANVSFKAWPSCRGTHSFIEAALSLREEAPVAPASIARIDAVVSPTFRILCEPLAQKRSPQTANDAKFSVPFSTAIALVHGRLSLADYLPPALGDPEVLAMAQRVHCEVCNDWNFDDSLRGILKLTLHDGRVWVREISRPLGDVRHPMSEAALLSKFMDCVRYAATPIAPERARRIAAGIATLERAPDLSALDV; this is encoded by the coding sequence ATGAGCATTTCGAAGCAATTGGCTGCGCATGCCTCGGGCACGCACTTCGACGATCTGCCCGCGCAGGCGGTGGCGGCCGTGAAGCGCAGCCTGCTCGACGCACTCGGCGTCACGCTCGCCGCCGGCACGCTGGGGCAGGCCTCTCGCGCCTTCGTCGAGACGGCGCGAAGTTCCGGGCAGGGTCCGAGCCGGGTCATCGGCTTCGGCTTCGGCGCGGCGCCTTCGCTGGCCGCGCTGGCCAACGGCGCGATGTCGCATGCGCTGGACTACGAGGACACCCATGACGCCGCGCTGGTCCATCCCCACGGCATCGCCCTGCCGGCCGCGCTTGCCGTCGCGCAGGCGGTCGGCGGCATCACGGGCGCGCAGTTCATCGCAGCGCTCGCGGTGGGGGCCGACATCAGCTGCCGCCTCGGCCTCGCCATGGCCGATGACGACACCCGGCGGGGCTGGACGATGCGCCCGCTGCTGGGCACCTACGGCGCCGCGGCGGCCGTCGGCAAGCTGCTGGGCCTCGACGAAGCACGGATGGTGCAGGCCTTCGCCCTCGCCTTCAACCAGGCCACCTGCAGCAGTGGCTTCCTCTCGTCGCCGAACTCGCACATGCGCGAGATCCGCGACGCGTTCGGCGCGCAGGCGGCGGTGATCGCCGCGCAGCTCGCAGCACGCGGTGTCAACGCCTACGACCAGCCGATCGAGGGCGCCCATGGGCTCTACGCGATGTATGCCGGCGGGCGCTACGACGCTGCGCAATTGACCAGCGGCCTGGGCCGCGTCTTCGAAGGTGCGAACGTGAGCTTCAAGGCGTGGCCTTCGTGCCGCGGAACACACTCGTTCATCGAGGCGGCACTCAGCCTGCGGGAAGAAGCGCCGGTGGCACCGGCCTCGATTGCGCGGATCGACGCCGTCGTGAGCCCGACCTTTCGCATCCTCTGCGAACCGCTGGCGCAGAAACGATCGCCGCAAACAGCCAACGATGCGAAGTTCAGCGTCCCGTTCTCCACCGCCATCGCGCTGGTGCACGGGCGGTTGAGCCTGGCGGACTACCTGCCGCCCGCCCTGGGCGACCCCGAGGTGCTGGCGATGGCGCAACGCGTGCACTGCGAAGTCTGCAACGACTGGAACTTCGACGATTCGCTGCGCGGCATTCTGAAGCTCACGCTGCATGACGGCCGGGTGTGGGTGCGTGAGATTTCGAGACCCCTGGGCGATGTGCGTCATCCGATGTCCGAGGCCGCGCTGCTCTCCAAGTTCATGGATTGCGTACGCTATGCGGCCACGCCGATCGCACCGGAGCGCGCCCGTCGGATCGCCGCGGGCATCGCGACCCTGGAGCGCGCGCCCGACCTCTCGGCACTGGACGTCTGA
- a CDS encoding enoyl-CoA hydratase/isomerase family protein codes for MEHTMGHIRFEAIGPVAVVGLDSPPFHPLSRAMVLRLGELLVHCAQDDALRVLVIHGTGDKAFSAGSDLAELHTLIAHGPEALAAKFAQDESVFGALARFPKPTISAVEGAVMGGGLELAVCCDWIVASRAARFGLPEVKLGVFPGSGGTVRVTRRIGDGRARQMMLLGDPIDADTAERWGLVNQLSEPGQALDDARRLAVRLARGPALAMQLCKQALDAASEHGEQEALALARRHAVDLGASADLAEGLRAFDEKRHPRFGASKIRWPPDA; via the coding sequence ATGGAACACACGATGGGCCACATCCGCTTCGAGGCCATCGGCCCGGTCGCCGTGGTCGGCCTCGACAGTCCACCCTTCCATCCGCTGAGCCGCGCAATGGTGCTGCGCCTCGGCGAACTGCTGGTGCACTGTGCGCAGGACGATGCGCTGCGCGTGCTGGTGATTCACGGCACCGGTGACAAGGCCTTCAGCGCCGGCTCCGATCTGGCCGAGCTGCACACCCTGATCGCGCACGGTCCGGAGGCACTCGCTGCGAAGTTCGCGCAGGACGAAAGCGTCTTCGGCGCTCTCGCCCGCTTTCCGAAGCCGACCATCTCCGCGGTCGAAGGTGCCGTGATGGGCGGCGGCCTCGAACTCGCCGTGTGCTGTGACTGGATCGTCGCATCGCGCGCGGCGCGCTTCGGCCTGCCGGAGGTCAAGCTCGGCGTCTTTCCCGGCAGCGGTGGCACGGTGCGCGTGACGCGGCGCATCGGCGACGGACGCGCTCGGCAGATGATGCTGCTCGGCGATCCGATCGACGCCGACACGGCAGAGCGCTGGGGCCTCGTCAACCAGCTGTCCGAGCCCGGCCAGGCGCTGGACGATGCGCGCCGCCTGGCCGTGCGGCTCGCGCGCGGACCGGCCCTCGCCATGCAGCTGTGCAAGCAGGCGCTCGATGCGGCGTCGGAACACGGTGAACAGGAAGCACTCGCCCTGGCCCGCAGGCACGCCGTGGACCTGGGTGCTTCGGCCGACCTTGCCGAAGGCTTGCGTGCCTTCGACGAGAAGCGGCATCCCCGCTTCGGCGCCAGCAAGATCCGCTGGCCGCCGGACGCGTAA
- a CDS encoding LysR family transcriptional regulator, giving the protein MLDGVSMDQLRTFIAAADEGSFSAAGRKLRRAQSVVSQTLANLEAQIDVQLFDRSARYPQLTKEGTALLAEARLVVNGMDGFKAKARTIAEGLEPELSVVVDVMYPMESMTVAVGLFRAAFPHTPLRLYVEALGAVIQPVLQGTCRLGIIGSLSVVPDAVDAEKLLDVQMVTVTGNAHPLARRKGVIRLRELEQHVQLLLTDRTTLSDGKAYGVFSPLTWRLADLGAKHAFLRAGFGWGHMPVAMVRNDLDAGSLVQIQVENFQPRTPPIAMLAVYRKDSPPGPAGRWFLDQLKQTDAPSRS; this is encoded by the coding sequence ATGCTGGACGGCGTATCCATGGATCAGCTGCGAACCTTCATTGCAGCGGCGGACGAAGGCAGCTTTTCGGCTGCGGGGCGCAAGCTGCGCCGGGCTCAATCGGTCGTCAGCCAGACCCTGGCCAACCTCGAAGCGCAGATCGACGTACAGCTGTTCGATCGGTCGGCGCGCTATCCGCAGCTCACCAAGGAGGGCACGGCGCTCCTCGCGGAGGCCCGCCTGGTCGTCAACGGCATGGACGGCTTCAAGGCGAAGGCGCGGACCATTGCCGAGGGCCTGGAACCCGAGCTATCGGTCGTGGTGGACGTGATGTATCCCATGGAGTCCATGACCGTGGCCGTCGGCCTGTTCCGGGCGGCATTCCCGCACACACCGCTTCGCCTCTACGTCGAAGCGTTGGGTGCGGTCATTCAGCCGGTGCTGCAGGGCACTTGCCGGCTCGGCATCATCGGATCCTTGTCTGTCGTGCCGGACGCCGTCGATGCCGAGAAGCTCCTCGACGTGCAGATGGTCACAGTGACCGGCAACGCCCATCCTCTCGCGCGCCGCAAGGGCGTCATCCGGCTGCGCGAACTGGAGCAGCACGTGCAGCTGCTCCTGACGGACCGCACGACACTGTCCGACGGCAAGGCCTACGGCGTCTTCTCGCCACTCACCTGGCGTCTTGCGGATCTGGGTGCGAAACATGCATTCCTGCGCGCAGGGTTCGGCTGGGGACACATGCCGGTCGCGATGGTCCGCAATGATCTCGATGCCGGTTCTCTCGTGCAGATCCAGGTCGAGAACTTTCAGCCGCGAACGCCGCCGATCGCGATGCTTGCGGTCTATCGCAAGGATTCGCCCCCAGGGCCGGCCGGTCGCTGGTTTCTCGACCAGCTCAAGCAGACCGATGCGCCATCTCGATCTTGA
- a CDS encoding DUF3237 domain-containing protein, whose amino-acid sequence MEPQLEFAFETRLTLAPRLRLDNPPIGGARLSVPVVGGEFEGPRLRGKVLNHGGEFPHVRADGVFCFDARYFMEEQDGTLIYIQNRGFRHGAPEVMDRLYQLPPGETVDPASYYFRCSPTFETPPGKHDWLTRHLFIGVGARMETGNVIRYFTVL is encoded by the coding sequence ATGGAACCCCAGCTTGAATTCGCATTCGAAACCCGCCTGACGCTCGCGCCGCGCCTGCGCCTGGACAACCCGCCGATCGGCGGTGCACGCCTGTCGGTGCCTGTCGTCGGCGGCGAATTCGAAGGCCCGCGCCTCAGGGGCAAGGTGTTGAACCACGGTGGGGAGTTCCCCCATGTGCGCGCCGACGGCGTGTTCTGCTTCGATGCGCGCTACTTCATGGAGGAACAGGACGGCACCCTGATCTACATCCAGAACCGAGGCTTCCGCCACGGCGCGCCGGAGGTGATGGACCGGCTGTACCAATTGCCGCCGGGCGAGACCGTGGACCCGGCGAGCTACTACTTCCGGTGTTCGCCGACCTTCGAGACGCCACCCGGCAAGCACGACTGGCTGACGCGGCATCTGTTCATCGGCGTCGGCGCACGCATGGAGACCGGCAACGTGATCCGCTACTTCACTGTGCTCTGA
- a CDS encoding acetyl-CoA C-acetyltransferase has protein sequence MPDAFIFDAVRTPRGSGRASGSLHTLSPIDLGASVLRALRERTGFDRVAVEDVIFGVGDAVEDQGANLARSAALHAGLGNDITGSVISRFCASGLDAVNLAAAKVAAGQGEVVIAGGVEMMSLIPIGGTGGPWGSDADFNTLTNFTPLGVAADLLGTLEGHTREQVDAFAVESQLRAARAWREGRFARSIVPVRDFNGVSCLEHDEHMRPTSTLETLGKLKPAFADMAVKGGFGETVKRRYPQVDRLNHLHTGGNSSGVVDGASALLIGSAKAGEMLGLKPRARITAAANAGCDPCLMLVAPAEAARRAASRRGMTLGDIDLFEVNEAFSSVVLRFLSDTGVSHDKVNVNGGAIAMGHPIGATGGMLVGTLLDEMERVGAATGLVTLCVGLGMGVATLIERV, from the coding sequence ATGCCTGACGCATTCATCTTCGACGCCGTGCGCACGCCGCGCGGCTCCGGGCGCGCGAGCGGCTCGCTTCATACGCTGTCGCCGATCGACCTCGGGGCCAGCGTGCTGCGCGCCTTGCGAGAGCGCACCGGGTTCGACCGCGTCGCGGTCGAGGACGTGATCTTCGGCGTCGGCGACGCGGTGGAGGACCAGGGAGCGAACCTCGCGCGCTCGGCAGCGCTGCACGCGGGACTCGGCAACGACATCACCGGCAGCGTGATCAGCCGCTTCTGCGCTTCGGGTCTGGACGCGGTCAACCTCGCGGCAGCGAAAGTCGCAGCCGGCCAGGGAGAGGTCGTCATCGCGGGCGGCGTCGAGATGATGTCGCTCATTCCGATCGGCGGCACCGGCGGCCCCTGGGGCAGCGACGCCGACTTCAACACGCTGACCAACTTCACGCCGCTGGGCGTCGCGGCCGACCTGCTGGGCACGCTCGAGGGCCATACCCGCGAGCAGGTCGACGCCTTCGCGGTCGAGTCGCAGCTGCGCGCCGCCCGGGCCTGGCGCGAAGGGCGTTTCGCGCGCTCCATCGTTCCGGTGCGCGATTTCAACGGCGTGAGCTGCCTGGAACACGACGAACACATGCGGCCGACGAGCACGCTCGAAACCCTCGGCAAGCTCAAGCCGGCCTTCGCCGACATGGCCGTGAAGGGCGGCTTCGGTGAAACGGTCAAGCGGCGCTATCCCCAGGTCGATCGGCTCAACCACCTCCACACGGGCGGCAACTCCTCCGGCGTCGTCGACGGCGCCAGCGCCCTGTTGATCGGCTCCGCGAAGGCCGGCGAGATGCTGGGCCTGAAGCCGCGCGCGCGGATCACGGCCGCCGCCAACGCCGGCTGCGATCCCTGCCTGATGCTGGTCGCGCCGGCCGAAGCCGCGCGCCGTGCGGCGTCGCGGCGCGGCATGACACTCGGCGACATCGACCTGTTCGAAGTCAACGAAGCCTTCTCATCCGTCGTGCTGCGCTTCCTGAGCGACACCGGTGTGTCGCACGACAAGGTCAACGTCAACGGCGGCGCGATCGCGATGGGCCATCCGATCGGCGCGACGGGCGGCATGCTGGTCGGCACGCTGCTGGACGAGATGGAACGCGTCGGCGCGGCCACCGGGCTCGTGACGCTCTGCGTCGGACTCGGCATGGGCGTCGCCACACTGATCGAACGCGTCTGA
- a CDS encoding aromatic ring-hydroxylating dioxygenase subunit alpha — translation MFLRNCWYVAGWLEDVASDAVVARTIIGDNIVLYRKSDGALVALQDRCCHRHAPLSLGRREGDDLRCMYHGLKFNPSGQCIEVPGQDRIPPKACVRSYPVAQAGAWIWVWMGDPARASEDLIPRGLIGPAQTDWIYGQDAMAYEAFYELINDNLLDLSHLSYVHEKTLGRQSLQWGETRPAVTPIERGLRVERWLVDDRPPRHIGAPDDARFDRWTAYDYLAPGIFLLTSEYHALGTAKASGMAKPSARPRHVNMTQQAVVPVTARRSIYYFTAGHRAQDTYDGRVPLQVAAVVNAFQEDRTMIEAQQRVIDASVPSPMVLTSADAAVSRFRRIMQALIEEEAHAA, via the coding sequence ATGTTCCTGCGCAATTGCTGGTATGTCGCCGGATGGCTGGAAGACGTCGCATCGGATGCCGTCGTCGCCCGCACCATCATCGGCGACAACATCGTGCTCTATCGCAAGTCCGACGGCGCGCTGGTGGCGCTGCAGGATCGCTGCTGCCACCGGCACGCGCCGCTGTCCCTGGGTCGCAGGGAAGGCGACGATCTGCGCTGCATGTACCACGGGTTGAAGTTCAACCCGTCGGGCCAGTGCATCGAGGTGCCCGGGCAGGACCGGATCCCGCCGAAGGCCTGCGTGCGCAGCTACCCGGTGGCGCAGGCCGGGGCATGGATCTGGGTGTGGATGGGCGACCCGGCCAGGGCGAGCGAAGACCTGATCCCTCGCGGCCTCATCGGTCCCGCTCAGACCGACTGGATCTACGGCCAGGATGCGATGGCGTACGAAGCGTTCTACGAGCTGATCAACGACAACCTGCTCGATCTCTCGCACCTCAGCTACGTGCACGAGAAAACGCTTGGAAGGCAAAGCCTTCAGTGGGGCGAGACGCGTCCTGCCGTCACCCCGATCGAGCGCGGGTTGCGCGTCGAACGATGGCTGGTCGACGACCGGCCGCCGAGGCACATCGGTGCGCCCGACGACGCGCGTTTCGACCGCTGGACGGCGTATGACTATCTGGCGCCGGGCATCTTTCTGCTCACTTCGGAGTACCACGCTCTCGGAACGGCGAAGGCGTCGGGAATGGCCAAGCCATCGGCCCGGCCGCGCCACGTCAACATGACCCAGCAGGCGGTGGTTCCGGTGACGGCGCGGCGAAGCATTTACTACTTCACGGCGGGCCATCGCGCGCAGGACACCTACGACGGACGCGTGCCCCTGCAGGTCGCGGCCGTCGTCAACGCCTTCCAGGAAGACCGCACGATGATCGAAGCGCAGCAGAGGGTCATCGATGCATCGGTGCCATCGCCGATGGTGCTGACCTCGGCCGATGCGGCAGTGTCGCGCTTCAGGCGGATCATGCAGGCATTGATCGAGGAGGAAGCGCACGCCGCCTGA
- a CDS encoding Bug family tripartite tricarboxylate transporter substrate binding protein — protein MKLTMKAALSLLLAAAASLALAQSAYPTRPIKIVVGFAPGGGGDGVARLMAEHMSRTLKQPVLVENRPGAGTTIAPAYVAAAAPDGYTLVLAPDSVFGGDKALYRPNVKYDETNFTPVSRWASTFFVMAVNKDFGVTSLPELIAKVKQNNNELFVASTQGIYPALIMADFNRLTGVRLNQVPYKGGAPAVMAVLGGEVPVTFAVPSSVMPMVQEGKLRAIGITADKRSGLAPDIPTLAEQGLPGFNVGYWFGLAGPAGMSADIVQKLFDASSAALADPAVRANLAKLGYEPAPSKSVAEFRQTVEHDGSVLRKVVESTGLKGE, from the coding sequence ATGAAACTGACGATGAAGGCCGCATTGAGCCTGCTTCTCGCCGCTGCGGCTTCGCTCGCGCTCGCCCAGTCTGCCTACCCGACCCGTCCGATCAAGATCGTGGTCGGTTTCGCGCCGGGCGGCGGCGGCGATGGCGTCGCGCGCCTGATGGCGGAACACATGTCCAGGACGCTGAAGCAGCCGGTACTGGTCGAGAACCGTCCGGGCGCCGGAACGACGATCGCGCCTGCCTATGTCGCCGCCGCGGCGCCGGATGGCTACACCCTGGTGCTGGCGCCCGACTCGGTGTTCGGCGGCGACAAGGCGCTCTACCGTCCCAACGTCAAGTACGACGAGACGAACTTCACGCCGGTCAGCCGCTGGGCCAGCACGTTCTTCGTGATGGCCGTCAACAAGGACTTCGGCGTGACCAGCCTTCCGGAACTGATCGCCAAGGTGAAGCAGAACAACAACGAACTGTTCGTCGCTTCGACACAGGGCATCTATCCCGCGCTGATCATGGCCGACTTCAACCGGTTGACCGGCGTCCGTCTCAATCAAGTGCCCTACAAGGGTGGCGCGCCGGCGGTGATGGCGGTCCTCGGCGGCGAGGTGCCGGTGACTTTCGCGGTACCCAGCTCGGTGATGCCGATGGTGCAGGAGGGCAAGCTGCGCGCGATCGGCATCACCGCAGACAAGCGCTCCGGCCTGGCGCCCGACATCCCGACCCTGGCCGAGCAGGGCTTGCCGGGCTTCAACGTCGGCTACTGGTTCGGCCTGGCGGGCCCCGCGGGCATGAGCGCGGACATCGTCCAGAAGCTCTTCGACGCCAGCAGCGCGGCGCTGGCCGATCCCGCCGTGCGCGCCAACCTGGCCAAGCTCGGGTACGAACCCGCACCGTCGAAGTCCGTGGCCGAGTTTCGTCAGACCGTGGAACATGACGGGAGCGTGCTGCGCAAGGTCGTCGAGAGCACCGGCCTGAAGGGCGAATGA